One window of the Lactobacillus sp. PV034 genome contains the following:
- the fni gene encoding type 2 isopentenyl-diphosphate Delta-isomerase, producing MSQRSQRKEEHLALAKMFFNKEIPSDFDYIHLIRPALPESSYQTKSINTRLFGKTIAAPIYINAMTGGSQTSLRINKTLGQAAAKANIPLALGSASILEKEPDQLQSFYVARQENPDGLLFANVNPNTSSQSVKTIVRDLNADALQIHLNTVQEAAMPEGDRNFFWLDNLKEIRNSIDIPIIIKEVGQGLDKDTITILQKEGFEYFDLGGSGGTDFAKIENSRRPHHELSFLEDINLSTPKALLWLQAAHDFPKQLFASGGIRNSLDIFKCLVLGANFVGMASHFLEFAYRGTDELTKEIENIKDQLVMLTALFGLSDISQAKKVKYYLDNNLYIFSKQIN from the coding sequence ATGTCTCAAAGATCTCAAAGAAAAGAAGAACATCTTGCATTAGCCAAGATGTTTTTTAATAAAGAAATACCTTCAGATTTTGATTATATTCATTTGATTAGACCTGCGCTACCTGAAAGTAGTTATCAAACAAAAAGTATTAATACTCGCTTATTTGGTAAAACTATCGCTGCCCCTATCTACATTAATGCAATGACTGGTGGTTCACAAACTTCCCTTCGTATTAATAAGACATTAGGTCAAGCTGCTGCTAAAGCAAATATTCCTTTAGCTTTAGGGTCAGCTAGTATTTTAGAAAAAGAACCTGACCAACTTCAAAGTTTTTATGTAGCTCGTCAAGAAAATCCTGATGGTCTCCTATTTGCAAATGTTAATCCTAATACCTCTTCTCAAAGTGTTAAAACGATTGTAAGAGATTTAAATGCTGATGCCCTACAAATTCATCTAAATACAGTTCAAGAAGCAGCTATGCCAGAAGGAGATAGAAACTTTTTCTGGCTTGATAACCTTAAGGAAATTAGAAACTCCATTGATATTCCAATTATTATTAAAGAAGTTGGCCAAGGATTAGATAAAGATACCATTACAATCTTACAAAAAGAGGGATTTGAGTATTTTGATCTTGGCGGAAGTGGGGGAACTGATTTTGCAAAGATTGAAAATTCCCGTCGTCCCCATCATGAACTCAGCTTCTTAGAAGATATCAATTTATCTACCCCAAAAGCACTTCTATGGTTGCAAGCAGCTCACGATTTTCCAAAACAGTTATTTGCCTCAGGTGGCATTAGAAATAGTCTAGATATTTTTAAATGCCTTGTGTTAGGAGCGAATTTTGTTGGAATGGCCAGTCATTTTTTAGAATTTGCTTATCGTGGTACTGATGAATTAACTAAAGAAATTGAAAATATTAAGGATCAACTTGTAATGCTAACGGCATTATTTGGCCTATCAGACATATCTCAAGCCAAAAAAGTTAAATATTATTTAGATAATAATTTATATATTTTTTCTAAACAAATAAACTAG
- a CDS encoding PD-(D/E)XK nuclease family protein codes for MINIITGRQTDHLQNTILDQAIEAYHKDVNHPIFIIVPNHIKFSVEVRTLNKLSNLTNQNQVTVKNLQILSFSRLAWYFLRDSQQIMPEILDDATSIMLLEQIVQEKKDDLLLFKDNEVTPGALKQLYDAILMMRQGNLEIDELDYDNLNEETKYKVHDLKIVSEEYIERLANKFAPKDQMQLLLNQFLAENDLKEIEFYFSDFSHFSRQEQLTLQLIAKKAKNMTIAFKTRNGAINSHFEPGDYDYVVQKTINNLEHFLQNQALNYQVSEVPVNKTLTKREKLNNIWANNLTQTDQELESFVQPVKADSRYAEAYFVARTIYQQVALNNYRYSDFLVLAPNLEAYETYLTPILRQNKIPFFNDLQRKMKFHPLVIAIENLYQIYQRGFQTNNLLAFIKSNLFVPDWYHNDSEFQSDVDQLENFALAHGINQHLWTRKLQSFVDAQVIALDDSKAQVERLERLRKYYVDQIDQLFTELKVEKDSQTALTKFWNFLIQNRVHKQLENWRTQANNEDDLQKAQEPEQVWSTLNQLLKDYLLLNESFDFESFLQVLIAGFGEADFSQIPSTLDAVNISELGMVQGQEFKQVFIMGATSNDLPQIEKIPGFFSTENLEQLNQSLQETQKIEDSQKINNLDQNYQFGRALSLAQDRIYLSYPILNTANEELEPSIFYRQLLNRLNLKEYEQHDLPQSSGEILSFITNPAASLGYVTHLKRENYREAAPLLKLSQAEQPDLTKEVLLATEFKNIPHQLTPELAQALYGANIETSVSQLETYYENSFEYFLNYGLHLHKRFENELDVVQAGNYYHETFDRLVKYLQDTKLDLVSLSTAQLQEILLKIHQQMQELGRYRQLLTDPFNQYLFRQLDQTTENVAKYWHRNIKKTTFKPRYSELSFGRNQRVKGLDYSFTNPTGEHQIDLRGKMDRVDLAANSDKVIGAVIDYKSSAKKFDLGLFANGISLQMVSYLDVLKKNHEFFAGDKELDLLGAFYQTITKNVERLNSDTNIYANFSLKDIKTDNDKKLMYNGILNKDPALLESIEPLLQEDRAVSELYTGVKRKVDGSLTLPRETSFSSDDLDKILKYNSYLIEQAAQKILNGNIELNPYRYNKKTPLQYSDFKDIFFFDAMLKENNYHKITSLKKKELLDLIKEKLDKED; via the coding sequence ATGATTAATATTATTACTGGACGTCAAACTGATCATTTACAAAATACAATTTTGGATCAGGCAATTGAAGCTTATCATAAGGATGTGAATCATCCTATATTTATAATTGTACCTAACCATATAAAATTTTCGGTTGAGGTCAGAACACTTAATAAATTATCAAACCTCACTAATCAAAACCAGGTAACAGTTAAAAATTTACAAATTCTTTCTTTTTCACGTCTAGCTTGGTATTTTTTACGAGATAGTCAACAAATTATGCCCGAAATACTTGATGATGCTACAAGTATTATGCTTTTAGAGCAAATTGTTCAAGAAAAAAAAGATGATTTGTTACTATTTAAGGACAATGAAGTAACTCCTGGAGCGCTCAAACAATTATACGATGCAATTTTAATGATGCGTCAGGGTAATTTAGAAATAGATGAATTAGATTATGACAACTTAAATGAAGAAACAAAGTATAAAGTTCATGATTTAAAAATAGTTTCAGAAGAATACATTGAACGCCTAGCAAATAAGTTTGCTCCAAAAGACCAAATGCAATTACTCTTAAATCAGTTTCTAGCTGAAAATGATTTAAAAGAGATCGAATTTTATTTTAGTGACTTTTCACATTTTTCACGCCAGGAGCAGTTAACCTTACAATTAATTGCTAAAAAAGCTAAAAATATGACAATTGCATTTAAAACTCGAAACGGTGCTATTAATTCTCACTTTGAGCCGGGTGATTATGATTATGTGGTCCAAAAAACTATTAATAATCTTGAGCATTTTTTACAAAATCAAGCTTTAAACTATCAGGTTAGTGAAGTTCCAGTCAATAAGACTTTAACCAAACGTGAAAAGTTAAATAATATCTGGGCGAATAATCTCACGCAAACTGATCAAGAGCTTGAAAGTTTTGTTCAACCAGTTAAAGCAGATTCGCGGTATGCTGAAGCCTACTTTGTTGCGCGAACTATTTACCAACAAGTAGCCTTAAATAATTATCGCTATTCTGACTTTTTAGTTTTAGCACCTAATTTAGAAGCTTATGAGACTTATTTGACTCCAATTTTACGTCAAAATAAAATTCCGTTTTTCAATGATTTACAGCGAAAAATGAAATTTCACCCTTTAGTAATAGCAATAGAAAACCTATACCAGATTTATCAGCGTGGCTTTCAAACGAATAATTTACTTGCGTTTATTAAGAGTAATTTATTTGTTCCAGATTGGTATCATAATGATTCAGAATTTCAAAGCGATGTCGATCAGCTAGAAAATTTCGCTTTGGCACATGGTATTAATCAACACTTATGGACGCGCAAGCTCCAAAGTTTTGTTGATGCCCAAGTAATTGCGTTAGATGATTCTAAAGCACAGGTTGAGCGGCTAGAAAGGTTGCGCAAATACTATGTTGATCAAATTGATCAGTTATTTACAGAATTAAAAGTTGAAAAAGATTCTCAAACCGCCTTAACTAAGTTTTGGAACTTTTTAATTCAAAATAGGGTACATAAGCAATTAGAAAATTGGCGTACGCAAGCTAATAATGAAGATGACTTACAAAAGGCGCAAGAGCCTGAGCAAGTATGGTCAACACTGAACCAGCTATTAAAAGATTACCTCTTACTTAATGAGTCTTTTGATTTTGAAAGTTTTTTACAAGTTTTGATAGCTGGGTTTGGGGAGGCTGACTTTTCACAGATTCCATCTACTTTAGATGCAGTTAATATCTCTGAATTAGGGATGGTTCAAGGCCAAGAGTTTAAGCAAGTTTTTATTATGGGAGCTACCAGTAACGACTTGCCACAAATTGAAAAAATTCCTGGCTTTTTTAGCACGGAAAATCTTGAGCAATTAAATCAAAGCTTACAGGAAACGCAAAAAATAGAGGATAGTCAAAAGATTAACAATTTAGATCAAAATTATCAGTTTGGTAGAGCATTAAGTTTAGCCCAAGATAGAATTTATTTATCTTATCCTATTTTGAATACGGCTAATGAAGAACTTGAACCTTCTATTTTTTATCGTCAACTTCTAAATCGCCTAAATCTAAAGGAATATGAACAACACGACCTCCCACAATCTAGTGGCGAGATTTTATCATTTATTACTAATCCAGCTGCAAGTTTAGGATATGTGACCCACTTAAAGCGCGAAAACTATCGCGAGGCTGCACCACTACTTAAGCTTTCACAAGCTGAGCAACCAGATTTAACTAAAGAAGTGCTCCTAGCAACAGAGTTCAAAAATATTCCTCATCAATTAACTCCCGAACTTGCTCAAGCATTATACGGAGCAAACATTGAAACCTCGGTGTCGCAACTTGAAACTTATTACGAAAATTCTTTTGAGTATTTCTTAAATTATGGACTTCATCTGCATAAGCGTTTTGAAAATGAACTTGATGTCGTCCAAGCAGGAAATTACTATCATGAAACTTTTGATCGCTTAGTTAAATACTTACAAGATACTAAATTAGACCTGGTAAGTCTTTCCACAGCCCAATTACAAGAAATTTTGCTTAAAATTCATCAGCAAATGCAAGAACTGGGACGTTATCGTCAACTCTTAACCGATCCTTTTAATCAGTATCTTTTCCGTCAGTTAGATCAAACAACAGAGAATGTAGCTAAGTACTGGCACCGTAATATCAAAAAAACCACCTTTAAACCTCGCTACTCTGAATTAAGTTTTGGCCGCAATCAGCGCGTAAAAGGATTGGACTATAGTTTTACCAATCCAACTGGTGAGCACCAAATTGATTTAAGAGGAAAAATGGATCGCGTAGATCTTGCTGCCAACAGTGACAAAGTAATTGGTGCAGTTATCGATTACAAGTCCTCTGCTAAAAAGTTTGATTTAGGCTTATTTGCCAATGGAATTTCACTTCAAATGGTCTCATACTTGGATGTATTGAAGAAAAATCACGAATTCTTTGCTGGCGATAAAGAACTTGATTTGCTAGGTGCTTTTTATCAAACCATTACTAAGAATGTGGAACGGCTTAATTCTGATACGAATATTTATGCTAACTTTAGTCTGAAAGACATTAAAACTGATAATGATAAAAAGTTAATGTATAACGGTATTTTAAATAAGGACCCAGCTTTATTAGAAAGTATCGAGCCTTTATTACAAGAAGATCGTGCAGTTTCGGAACTTTATACTGGAGTAAAACGAAAAGTCGATGGAAGTTTGACTTTGCCGCGAGAAACGAGCTTTTCTAGTGATGATTTAGATAAGATTTTGAAATATAATTCTTACTTGATTGAGCAAGCAGCACAAAAAATACTTAATGGTAATATCGAGCTTAATCCATATCGTTATAATAAAAAGACACCGCTACAATATTCTGACTTTAAAGATATTTTCTTCTTTGATGCCATGTTAAAAGAAAATAATTACCATAAAATTACTTCTTTGAAAAAGAAAGAGTTGTTAGACCTAATTAAGGAAAAATTAGATAAGGAGGATTGA
- the lepB gene encoding signal peptidase I, translating to MSKNKKNSKPQSEESLGKSVLEIVITVVVCMLAYFLLFKYVLANETVSGPSMQPTFESGDRNIAVRHTKLQRGDIVIIDAPDAPGELYIKRIIGMPGDTIYAKNDTVYVNGKALKEPYLNQYKKKMPKGQLYTNNFTLKQVTGVSKVPKDSYFVMGDHRDVSKDSRYFGFVKQSQIVGEVKVRYFPFNDMKVFNN from the coding sequence ATGTCAAAAAATAAAAAAAATAGTAAGCCGCAATCTGAAGAATCCTTAGGTAAATCAGTTCTTGAGATTGTAATTACCGTTGTAGTATGTATGCTTGCGTATTTCCTACTCTTCAAGTATGTTTTAGCAAATGAAACGGTCTCAGGACCATCAATGCAGCCAACTTTTGAATCAGGTGATAGAAACATTGCCGTCAGACATACAAAACTTCAACGTGGGGATATAGTGATTATTGATGCGCCTGATGCCCCAGGAGAGCTTTATATTAAGAGAATCATTGGGATGCCTGGTGATACAATTTACGCCAAGAATGATACGGTTTATGTGAATGGAAAAGCTCTAAAAGAACCGTATTTAAATCAATACAAAAAGAAGATGCCTAAGGGGCAACTTTATACTAATAATTTCACCCTAAAGCAGGTAACTGGCGTTTCTAAAGTTCCTAAGGACTCCTACTTTGTAATGGGTGATCACCGTGATGTTTCTAAAGATTCTCGTTACTTTGGTTTTGTAAAACAAAGTCAAATTGTCGGTGAAGTTAAAGTAAGATATTTCCCATTTAATGATATGAAAGTTTTTAACAACTAA
- a CDS encoding SAM-dependent methyltransferase, with the protein MNNYQKKLHHIQQIVSLPEIDLQITEIDHIIESLNKKRVLKQAPAKLGFYPDQLEELLAKRPVYKEELITLTNLLDNFRSFLSRHFGLWSLANQTTIEAIKETYHCKTGLELMAGNAYWSKGFNEAGVKMQATDSFSWAKSSATGRQTFFPTKMYEASQAIREFTDVDLIICCWAPNFGDGDKKILETWRQYGNPKTTLLFIGEKNGATNTPAFWKEAIEIHSPQLRKINRSFSSFDFIEEKIFEIK; encoded by the coding sequence ATGAATAATTATCAGAAGAAATTACATCACATTCAGCAAATCGTTTCTCTTCCAGAAATAGATTTACAAATTACTGAAATTGATCATATTATTGAGAGTTTAAATAAAAAAAGGGTTTTAAAACAAGCACCTGCAAAATTAGGTTTTTACCCAGATCAATTAGAAGAATTACTTGCTAAGAGACCAGTATATAAAGAAGAATTGATTACTTTAACCAATTTATTGGATAATTTTAGAAGCTTTTTGTCACGTCATTTTGGACTTTGGTCGTTAGCTAATCAGACTACAATTGAAGCTATTAAAGAGACTTATCATTGCAAAACTGGGTTAGAATTGATGGCAGGAAATGCTTATTGGTCTAAAGGATTCAATGAAGCAGGGGTAAAAATGCAAGCAACGGATTCCTTCAGTTGGGCTAAAAGTTCAGCTACAGGAAGACAAACCTTTTTTCCAACTAAAATGTATGAAGCTAGTCAAGCAATACGAGAATTCACTGATGTAGACCTTATTATTTGCTGCTGGGCGCCGAATTTTGGTGATGGCGATAAAAAAATATTGGAAACTTGGCGCCAATATGGCAATCCCAAAACAACGCTTTTATTTATTGGAGAGAAGAATGGTGCTACTAATACACCAGCTTTTTGGAAAGAAGCAATTGAAATTCACTCACCTCAATTAAGAAAAATTAATCGATCATTTTCTAGTTTTGATTTTATTGAAGAAAAAATATTTGAGATAAAATAA
- a CDS encoding RsmB/NOP family class I SAM-dependent RNA methyltransferase: MLKLPTEFVEKYQKLLGLDESKKFFEAIEGENKKGFRLNPLKNDFKNVSYDLTHPVPGVDNAYYGNINGLSSEWTGGYVYSQDPSAMYPAQFAQVKPGEKVLDLCAAPGGKSTALAQALKGAGLLVANEISASRASNLRENLERWGASNVLVTNEDTESLAKVFPTYFDKIVVDAPCSGEGMFRKDPDAIQYWSQDYVLTCQKRQKDILNEAVKMLKPNGDLIYSTCTFSPEEDEEIVEWLSEKYNFKVLDLEKVAGMTSGVPKWTLNNFTDVEKTGRFWFQNGVGEGQFVAYLRKPGNESSSDNLDKKSKKRKNKKNKDDLPHLNKKERELVQKVLQDFTLPNSLTNWEKEALISKDHVFIPIIDPKVIKNLRILNNGVELGLMKKNRFEPGHQLAEVLGQLPQKKVVELKDEAEYRAYLHGETVHSDLPYRGYVLVAFEGHIFSFGKVGNDNILKNYYPKGLRK; the protein is encoded by the coding sequence ATGCTTAAATTACCAACTGAATTTGTCGAAAAATATCAAAAGTTACTTGGACTAGATGAAAGTAAAAAATTCTTTGAAGCAATTGAAGGAGAAAATAAAAAGGGATTTCGCTTAAATCCTTTAAAAAATGATTTTAAAAATGTAAGTTATGACTTAACTCATCCTGTTCCTGGAGTAGATAATGCTTATTATGGGAATATTAATGGCTTAAGTAGTGAATGGACAGGAGGCTATGTCTATTCTCAGGATCCATCAGCAATGTATCCTGCTCAATTTGCGCAAGTAAAACCTGGAGAAAAAGTATTGGATTTGTGTGCGGCTCCTGGAGGAAAATCCACGGCTTTAGCACAAGCTTTAAAGGGAGCGGGCTTATTAGTCGCAAATGAAATATCAGCCAGTCGTGCTAGTAATTTAAGAGAAAATTTAGAGCGCTGGGGTGCAAGTAATGTTTTAGTTACTAATGAAGATACAGAAAGTTTGGCAAAAGTTTTTCCAACTTATTTTGACAAGATTGTTGTTGATGCTCCATGTTCGGGAGAAGGGATGTTTAGAAAAGATCCAGATGCTATTCAGTATTGGTCTCAAGATTATGTGCTTACTTGTCAAAAACGCCAAAAGGATATTTTAAATGAAGCTGTAAAGATGCTGAAGCCAAATGGTGATTTGATTTATTCAACTTGTACTTTTTCACCTGAAGAAGATGAAGAAATAGTTGAATGGCTAAGTGAAAAGTATAATTTTAAAGTTTTAGATTTAGAAAAAGTTGCTGGGATGACATCAGGCGTTCCAAAATGGACCTTAAATAATTTTACTGATGTTGAAAAGACTGGACGTTTCTGGTTTCAAAATGGGGTAGGAGAGGGCCAGTTTGTAGCCTACTTGAGAAAACCTGGGAACGAATCTAGCTCTGATAATCTAGATAAAAAATCTAAAAAGCGAAAAAATAAAAAGAATAAAGATGATTTACCTCATTTAAATAAGAAGGAGAGAGAATTAGTCCAAAAAGTATTGCAAGATTTTACTTTACCTAATTCTCTTACAAATTGGGAAAAAGAGGCTCTTATTAGTAAGGATCATGTATTTATACCAATTATTGATCCAAAAGTAATTAAAAATCTCAGAATATTAAATAATGGGGTTGAACTAGGATTAATGAAAAAGAATAGATTTGAACCTGGCCATCAATTAGCTGAGGTACTAGGTCAACTTCCTCAAAAAAAAGTTGTTGAATTAAAAGATGAGGCCGAATACAGGGCTTATCTACATGGTGAAACTGTTCATTCTGATTTACCATATCGTGGGTATGTTCTAGTTGCATTTGAAGGACATATTTTTAGTTTTGGAAAAGTTGGTAATGATAATATTTTGAAGAATTATTATCCTAAAGGATTAAGAAAATAA
- the mvk gene encoding mevalonate kinase, with translation MKNNLSLDVKAHGKVILIGEHSVVYGKNALAMPIKALNITTTVSPASDESTMSTTHYHGPYLKAPSEYDGLKYVFKTLMEKAKYDDPIAITYTGEIPMERGLGSSAVVAYGTTLALNKYLELNLDDAEIMAITNHAEMINHGKASGIDSATVKADSIVFFNKNDGPKELTGSLGATLLIMDTGELGNTKEAVSLVKQQYEASSENKAKIDQLGILADETKNAWAQRNPQKVGKIFSQAQNILASFGLSTKRIDQISKIAQANGALGTKLSGGGMGGIVISLCPDQETAKKIAHLAQPYFANYWIEEI, from the coding sequence ATGAAAAATAATTTATCTCTTGATGTTAAAGCACATGGAAAAGTTATCTTGATCGGTGAACACTCAGTCGTTTATGGGAAGAATGCACTAGCCATGCCAATTAAAGCTTTAAATATTACAACAACTGTCTCACCGGCAAGTGATGAAAGTACGATGAGTACCACTCATTACCACGGTCCTTACTTAAAAGCTCCCAGTGAATATGACGGTCTTAAGTATGTTTTTAAAACTTTAATGGAAAAAGCTAAGTATGATGATCCAATAGCTATTACCTATACTGGCGAGATTCCAATGGAACGTGGTTTAGGCTCAAGCGCAGTAGTAGCTTATGGTACTACGCTTGCTTTAAATAAATATTTAGAGCTAAATTTAGATGATGCTGAAATTATGGCAATTACCAATCATGCTGAAATGATTAATCATGGTAAAGCATCAGGAATCGACAGCGCAACAGTTAAAGCTGATTCAATTGTTTTCTTTAACAAAAACGATGGTCCAAAAGAATTAACTGGCTCCTTGGGTGCTACCCTATTAATTATGGATACGGGAGAATTAGGTAATACTAAAGAAGCCGTTAGTTTAGTAAAGCAGCAGTATGAAGCCTCTTCTGAAAACAAAGCTAAAATAGACCAACTTGGAATATTAGCCGATGAGACCAAAAATGCTTGGGCACAACGAAACCCACAAAAAGTAGGTAAAATTTTTAGCCAAGCTCAAAATATCCTTGCCTCTTTTGGTCTTTCGACTAAACGAATTGATCAAATAAGTAAAATTGCTCAAGCTAATGGTGCTTTAGGAACCAAACTTTCCGGTGGTGGTATGGGAGGTATTGTCATTTCTTTATGTCCTGACCAAGAAACTGCCAAAAAAATTGCGCATCTTGCTCAACCTTACTTTGCCAATTATTGGATTGAAGAAATTTAG
- the mvaD gene encoding diphosphomevalonate decarboxylase, translated as MEANVRAHTNIALIKYWGKDNQTLKTPLMSSLSMTLDAFYTDTKVIHDPSLTKNRFYLNDVEQDAEHSKRVFNYISRLQEMFKVNDHFEIHSYNHVPTAAGLASSASAFAALAGAFAKSYNLDLAMPQLSRLARLGSGSATRSVYGGFVKWIKGDDITSIAIPINEHPDWDLHMLAVEINTGEKKISSSKGMLHAQTSPFYQPWLDRNDLEINELEVAIKNKDFSKLGELAELSANEMHSTNLTATPSFTYFEPATIKLIHLVHNLRKQGIECYYTIDAGPNVKILTQEKNINSISSAVHNLLGNVKIVDASFGPGLTYLD; from the coding sequence ATGGAAGCTAATGTACGTGCACATACTAATATTGCGCTAATTAAATATTGGGGCAAAGATAATCAAACATTAAAAACCCCTTTAATGTCTAGCTTATCAATGACACTTGATGCTTTTTATACTGATACTAAGGTCATTCATGATCCCTCTTTGACTAAAAATCGTTTTTATTTAAATGATGTAGAACAAGATGCTGAGCATAGCAAACGCGTTTTTAATTATATTAGCCGGCTTCAAGAGATGTTTAAGGTAAATGATCATTTTGAAATTCATTCTTATAACCACGTCCCTACCGCAGCCGGCTTAGCTTCTTCTGCCTCTGCATTTGCGGCCTTAGCTGGTGCTTTTGCTAAAAGTTATAACTTAGATCTTGCTATGCCGCAATTATCGCGTTTAGCACGTTTAGGTTCAGGATCTGCAACGCGCTCAGTTTATGGTGGTTTTGTAAAATGGATTAAAGGTGATGATATTACATCAATTGCCATCCCAATTAATGAACATCCAGATTGGGATTTACATATGCTAGCAGTTGAAATCAATACTGGAGAAAAGAAAATTTCTTCAAGTAAAGGGATGTTACATGCTCAAACCTCTCCTTTTTATCAACCATGGCTTGATCGTAATGACCTAGAAATTAATGAACTTGAAGTAGCGATTAAAAATAAAGACTTTTCCAAATTAGGTGAATTAGCTGAGCTCTCAGCCAATGAAATGCATTCAACTAATTTGACTGCCACCCCAAGCTTTACCTACTTTGAACCGGCAACAATTAAGCTCATTCATCTCGTCCATAATCTTCGCAAACAAGGAATTGAATGTTATTACACAATTGATGCAGGCCCTAACGTTAAGATTTTGACTCAAGAAAAAAATATTAATTCAATATCTTCTGCTGTTCATAACCTACTTGGGAATGTTAAAATAGTTGATGCGAGTTTTGGTCCTGGACTAACTTATTTGGACTAA
- a CDS encoding LBP_cg2779 family protein, producing the protein MNPDELSNKIIEFEAKNDVTDSALAFASHLSVEKIHAMKQAKNNYTTEEVERILEYIQTNS; encoded by the coding sequence ATGAACCCAGATGAATTATCAAATAAAATCATTGAATTTGAAGCAAAAAATGATGTAACTGATTCTGCCCTTGCTTTTGCAAGTCATCTTTCAGTTGAAAAAATTCATGCAATGAAACAGGCGAAAAATAATTATACAACAGAAGAAGTTGAACGAATTTTAGAATATATCCAAACTAATTCCTAA
- a CDS encoding phosphomevalonate kinase, which yields MVTVKAPGKLYIAGEYAVLEQNCPAILVAVNEFVRVSISKSKSTSGLIYSKQYSQDSIHWVRKGNKMVIDNRDNPFEYILSAIKFTEQYCLEQGIDLSVYDLHVNSDLDSADGKKYGLGSSAAVTVATVKAILQYYNVDASNDLIYKLSAISHYTVQGNGSAGDIAASVYGGWLAYQTFDKNWLTNELKHQSLSTILNEAWPGLKIHLLTPPTGMELLIGWSQKPASTSQLVDKTNAKKESIKHQYEDFLEKSRQCVLKMIEGFSSSNIDLIKQQIRVNRTILKKFASLNHIAIEIPKLTKLIDIAEKFNGAAKTSGAGNGDCGIVIADSSTDISELKNLWRKNGILPLNFKVHSLTH from the coding sequence TTGGTTACTGTAAAAGCTCCTGGAAAACTGTATATTGCAGGTGAATATGCAGTTTTAGAGCAAAACTGTCCTGCTATTTTAGTAGCTGTAAACGAATTTGTACGAGTTTCGATTTCTAAAAGCAAAAGTACAAGTGGTTTAATTTATTCAAAACAATATTCACAAGATTCAATCCATTGGGTACGCAAAGGCAATAAAATGGTAATTGATAATCGTGATAATCCTTTTGAATACATCTTGTCAGCCATTAAATTCACTGAACAATATTGTTTAGAACAAGGCATCGATCTATCGGTATATGATCTTCATGTAAATTCAGATCTAGATTCTGCAGATGGAAAAAAATATGGTTTAGGTTCTTCTGCAGCAGTTACTGTTGCAACGGTAAAAGCCATTTTACAATATTACAATGTTGATGCAAGTAACGACTTAATTTACAAACTTTCTGCTATTTCACACTACACCGTTCAAGGAAATGGTTCCGCTGGCGATATTGCAGCTAGTGTTTATGGTGGCTGGCTTGCCTATCAAACTTTCGACAAGAATTGGCTTACTAATGAATTGAAACACCAGAGCCTAAGCACAATTTTAAATGAAGCTTGGCCAGGACTTAAAATTCATCTTTTAACTCCACCTACTGGCATGGAACTTTTAATTGGCTGGAGCCAAAAGCCAGCTTCTACCTCTCAATTAGTTGATAAAACTAATGCTAAAAAGGAATCTATTAAACATCAATATGAGGACTTTTTGGAAAAATCCCGTCAGTGTGTTCTAAAAATGATTGAAGGGTTTAGTTCAAGTAATATTGATCTAATTAAGCAACAAATTCGCGTTAACCGCACTATCTTAAAAAAATTTGCTTCACTTAATCATATTGCAATTGAAATTCCAAAATTGACTAAACTAATTGATATTGCTGAAAAATTTAATGGTGCTGCTAAAACTTCAGGCGCTGGAAATGGTGATTGTGGAATCGTTATTGCCGATTCTTCTACTGATATTTCTGAATTAAAAAATTTGTGGCGCAAGAATGGAATTTTACCATTAAATTTCAAAGTTCATTCATTAACCCATTAA